One Pseudomonas sp. FP1742 genomic window carries:
- the pyk gene encoding pyruvate kinase — protein sequence MTPDKKVKILATLGPATDGIDDIRELVRAGVNIFRLNFSHGDHTDHAQRYQWIREVERQLNYPLGILMDLQGPKLRVGKFAQGKVQLYRGQALRLDLDATPGDERRVNLPHPEIIAALEPGMDLLLDDGKLRLRVVTKYADAIDTTVLNGGELSDRKGVNVPQAVLDLSPLTAKDRRDLSFGLELGVDWVALSFVQRPEDIREARALIGDKAFLMAKIEKPSAVTQLREIAELSDAIMVARGDLGVEVPAESVPQIQKNIIGTCRQLGKPVVVATQMLESMRFSPAPTRAEVTDVANAVAEGADAVMLSAETASGEYPLEAVQMMSKIIRQVENGPDYQTQLDVSRPKAEATVSDAISCAIRRISNVLPVAVLVNYSESGTSSLRAARERPTVPILNLTPNLQTARRLTVAWGVHSVVNDRLRQVDEVCSTALEIAQAQGMAQRGDTLLITAGVPFGQPGSTNSLRIETLI from the coding sequence ATGACGCCTGACAAGAAGGTTAAAATCCTCGCCACCCTCGGCCCGGCCACCGACGGGATCGACGATATCCGTGAACTGGTGCGCGCCGGGGTGAATATCTTTCGCCTGAATTTCAGCCACGGCGATCACACCGACCACGCGCAGCGCTATCAGTGGATTCGTGAGGTCGAGCGCCAGCTGAATTACCCCTTGGGCATTTTGATGGACCTGCAAGGCCCGAAACTGCGGGTCGGCAAATTCGCCCAGGGCAAAGTGCAGCTATATCGCGGCCAGGCGCTGCGACTGGATCTGGATGCGACGCCGGGGGACGAGCGCCGGGTCAACTTGCCTCACCCGGAAATCATCGCCGCGCTGGAACCCGGCATGGACCTGCTGCTGGATGACGGCAAGCTGCGCCTGCGGGTGGTGACCAAGTACGCCGACGCCATCGATACCACGGTGCTCAACGGCGGCGAATTGTCGGATCGCAAAGGCGTCAACGTGCCACAAGCGGTACTCGACCTGAGCCCGTTGACCGCCAAGGACCGCCGTGATTTGAGCTTCGGTCTGGAGTTGGGTGTGGACTGGGTCGCGCTGTCGTTCGTGCAGCGCCCGGAAGATATCCGCGAGGCCCGTGCGCTGATCGGCGACAAAGCTTTTCTGATGGCGAAGATCGAGAAGCCATCGGCAGTGACTCAGCTGCGGGAAATCGCGGAATTGAGCGATGCGATCATGGTCGCACGCGGTGATCTGGGCGTGGAAGTACCGGCCGAAAGCGTGCCGCAGATTCAGAAAAACATCATCGGCACCTGCCGCCAACTCGGCAAACCGGTGGTGGTGGCGACGCAGATGCTGGAGTCGATGCGCTTCTCCCCAGCCCCGACCCGCGCCGAAGTCACCGACGTCGCCAATGCAGTGGCCGAAGGCGCGGACGCGGTGATGCTGTCGGCGGAAACCGCGTCCGGCGAGTACCCGCTGGAAGCCGTGCAGATGATGAGCAAGATCATCCGCCAGGTGGAAAACGGTCCCGACTATCAGACCCAACTGGACGTGAGCCGGCCGAAAGCCGAGGCCACGGTGTCGGACGCGATCAGTTGCGCGATCCGCCGCATCAGCAACGTGCTGCCGGTGGCGGTGCTGGTGAACTACAGCGAGTCCGGCACCTCGAGCCTGCGGGCGGCGCGGGAGCGGCCGACGGTACCGATCCTCAACCTGACGCCGAATCTGCAGACCGCTCGCCGGTTGACCGTGGCGTGGGGCGTGCACTCGGTGGTCAATGACCGGCTGCGGCAGGTGGATGAAGTGTGCTCGACGGCGCTGGAAATCGCCCAGGCGCAGGGGATGGCTCAGCGCGGGGATACGTTGCTGATTACGGCGGGGGTGCCGTTCGGGCAGCCGGGGTCGACCAACTCGTTGCGCATCGAGACGTTGATTTAG